TGTTTTACCTTCAGGTTATTAACATCCTGCAGCAAGTCATCACTTCAACTTGAACGACTGTGGAAGAAATAAGCAATGCATGAAACTGGATGAAATTAAATTTTCGATCTATTCATTCGGCACCCTGATGAGTGATAcacagggaaagggagaagatgGTGAATTTCACAGAGAATGCAACTGAGAAGTGCAATATTAATCATGATATCCACCAGACATTATCCCCTGTGATAtacatatttgtatttatattagGCTTGCCAGCTAACTGCCTGTCACTGTACTATGGGTATTTACAGATCAAAGCTAAAAATGAATTGGGTATCTACCTTTGCAATTTGACTGTAGCAGACCTGCTCtacatattttctttgcctttttggcTTCAATATGTTTTACAGCACGACAATTGGACCTATGATGAGCTGCTGTGCAAAATTTGCGGCATCCTCTTGTATGAGAACATCTATATCAGTGTGGGCTTCCTCTGCTGCATCTCCATTGACCGCTATCTCGCAGTAGTGCACCCTTTTCGGTTCCAACGGTTTCGGACTACGAAGGCTGCTGTGATTGTGAGCATTGTTATCTGGACCAAAGAAATAATTacatgctgctttgtttttacaCGCGCGGAGATCAGTATGGATGCTGACAGCCATGTGGTGTGTTTCGAGCATTACCCCATCAAAGAATGGGAGCACAATGTCAATTACTACCGCTTCTCTGCTGgcttccttttccccttctttctgcTGGCCTTTTCTTACTGTGGGATTTTACGAGTTGTCCACAAGAGTCATGGAActcaaaagaagaagaaaatccaaatcAAACGACTGGTTTCAagcactgttttcatttttttagtttgctttgGACCATACCACATCCTACTTGTGATTCGCAGCTTGTTGGAGAACAACTGCTCATttgctgagaaaatatttaatatttaccATGTTTCTCTCCTGCTGACTACTTTTAACTGTGTTGCTGATCCAGTATTGTActgtttttccagtgaaagCACTTACCAGAACTTTGCCAAGATGCGAGACTCTTGTTTAACTCATTTAGGTTGTCTGAGGACTGAGATGAAGGAATCCTATCCGCTGAACCCTCCAGAAAGTCCCAACAGGCCACGGCATGAGCAACAACCAGGGTTGTTACAAATACCACATGATGGTGCTGAAATGAAAGACTCCTGCACAGCTAACATGGGCAGCCTATAGCATTCATCAAAAAAGGACGTTAGTCTAAAATCTGCAGCTGTGCCTGTGTTTGTGTATCCATCTCATTTATCCATGTATTACAACAATGTTACTTCCCAAAGGCTTATTAGCAATGCAGTACAGTGAGGTCATTTCTGGAGGTGCTTAGACCTTGGCAATAGTGAGGAAAACACAGGCTAAGTCAGCTCAGTACAATCACATGCCTGTTGTCATTATGGTACCACTCAAAACCTGCTATCTTGATGACTGCATTGACTGGAATAAGAACCACACTCATGGTGTGTGGTTCTGCTGAATTTGTCTTTAACTGCTTTCTGTTTGCCCCTGTAGCACCTCGAGAAAATAGTTCTCTACCAGCTGTCATCAGCTGTGGAAAAGGTTGGagacaaaacaaattaaatgtcCCCGtatgtacattaaaaaagaaaaaaattttaaaaagcatttctgtaacATTCCTGTAACTCTTGGAAATAActtctccttcagccagttttgAGGCCTGCAGAGATTGTGCCAGAACCAACCTTCCGAAACAACCAATCTAATAACGTGAAATGTTCTGGGAGAGCGTGCACAAGGAACGCAGCATCTGCTGAGACCTCCAGTCTGTTGATTGAGTGTTGAATCTCAGACTGCTGAACCTCATCATAAAGCTCCTATTGACTTCCAGAGGTAGGAGATCTCTTGGCTTTGATGCAGATAAATAATTGGATCTGTCGACTTGGTAAAGAACCGGAGGTTGTCAGTACATGAGGCATTTTGAACCCCAGAACTTCTCCTTACTAAGATTTGGATTGTGTCCTTCGCAACTTTTGTGTGTGGCATAGCATGGACCATACAGGCAATTGAATGTTAAAtggatttaaataaataaataaatggaactGTTAAATGGATTCTGTTTAAagtctgttttttttcccacaaacaCTATAGCTGAGGGTTTGGTCACTGTTTAGTAAATACAGTATCAGAAATATGGTGTATGAATGATCTGTTTCCTGTTtagataaaaaccaaaatagagGAATAAGTGGAGGTAATGGCAGCTAAAGATGTGGAAATTGTGCTCTATCGTATTGTTTCTACCACTTCTTCCTCTctaggtgttttttttttttctttattatactAATTAATCCTGTATGATTCTTCTTTGTGACCTGCCCATCATACCTTCTCGTATCTGTAACTGTTACACCATGAACAGTGCCTTGTCCTTTCACTTCTCCGGTTCCAAACCTTTCTTGAAATACCTCTCTCTCTGCAACCTGGAGCTGAAAACTTCCAACAGTataatcagttttgttttttctttctttttccttctttcttttttcttttttttctcttcttccttttttcttaaatgtcaaAAGGTTCTCTAGACAGATGGTCTGCTCCTGGTATCCAAAGTATGTCACTGTAACACAGCTTTGCTTGTCATCAGTTTCTAAAAGACAATATATTCTAACAGTTTTCTGGAAAGCACCTTGAGAGTGCAGAAATTTAAGGAATGTGTTTATTAAagaatgtttttattgttttcttcctatATTTGTTCGCTCTGTGTTTGAAATAACTATCTTATGGTCAGATATGGTTAGGCAGACTACAgatcctctcctccctcctcttgcAGAAAGAATTCATGTCCCCACTTCCAGGAGGGGATTAGGTTTGCTTAGCTTAATGTTGggtttgtttaattattttaaatttctttataCTTAGACCACTCACCAAGCTGGATTAATTACTTCATACGTgtactttttcttctgactATTAGTGCTGTTTAGCTTTACTTTCTCTTAATCTTTCCTGTCATCTCCTGCCTGTACCAAGGAGGTGGTGAGGCAGTGATGCCCGGCTGCCAGAATGCTTGCGTGTTGTCAAGGACCGAGCCAACTACTTGGCCTCCCATGACCTTGGCAGGCTGTAGGACACACACGTGGTTTGTTCTAGGATGAAATATTTGTTGTCCTGTTTATGCTTTACTACTTTACAGTTAGCCATGTTGTTTAAATTAGACAGCTGGAATGCAGACCGTGCCATATTACAGCAAATTGTCATCTGAGGGATTAAGGCGTATTTGAGTTGGTGCTTTGAAGTGGTCAGCTCTTGGTCAGCTGCTGCAGTGTGACATCAGATGGAAAGCTGTGTCACAGAGCCCAGCATTCTGCTGCAGTTCTCAACAGTTACCCTGCTGACCCGCAAGAGAaggggtttggttggtttttttttcctttctgtgttgtAACTGTCAGGCTCAGGCTGCAGAACTGTAACCAATATGGGAGGAAGGTAACTCTCACCCAGaacttttcttcctgtctcAGCCAGAACATATTCACTCAAGGGTCCTACTGTGGCTGCTAGAGATACCCTACACATTGCTATCAGATTAAATACAGCGCTTGAGACTGCATAGgaaaagggattttaaaaacacatcagggaaaaagacaaataaattattacattttctatttcttcattaaatCTGACTGTTGAAACTTGTATTTTGTGGGAGAAGGAGCAAAACCATACTAAATTAAGGGATTTTTTGGAGAAAAGTTAGTCTTTGGAAAGAATAATATACATTGCACGTATTAATGTAATGTGCCAGTAAGCTACTGAGCACATGGTGCGCAGAGAAGGAAATCAGCTGCCTCTTCTCccaaacagacatttttaaatgatgccAACTTCATTTGAGGGCTCTATGCAGCAGTGAACACACAGTGTGCTGCAGGGTTACTGGCATTGGCAAAAACCTCAAGcattcatatattttacttACTAGTTGTAGTCTGGAGACTTCTGAAGGAGCTATTTTCTAATTGTGAAGTTCAAAGATAGTTTAACTGCAACGTCCTTCAAGAAggctttaaataaaaccaatctAAAAAAAATGACTGATCCATAAACGAACATTGGGAGCTTTGGTGAATCCGAATGTCTCACAGCAAGTCTGCCATTAAGATTTCTTTCATGTGAGTTTGACTGTTCTAAGTCTTTAAAAGCTGTGTATCCTCAACAACTTCAGAAGATTACTGTTCAAAGTATGCTGATGTTTGTAGTATgaactgatttttctcattctcaaaaagttatgtgtttgttttgcataagagaaggaaaataagagtcacctgccagaaagaaaagcaggtaCAAGGTGTTGCTGGCTGCTGGAAGCCTGCTGTCCTTTGCAAAAAGCAGTGGCTAAACACAACTGCCATTCTCATCCTTTTAAAGCATGATAGTTTGGTGCTCGCCTTCTGTACCATTGTCATTATTTTATGACACGTAAAGCACCAGTTCCTGAGAGATACAGTGTCACATGTACCCTGACCtctctgctgccagggctgaTAACCAACAGAACTTCAGCCCTTACACTCGTCTGAAGTTAAAGTAAAATCACAGCTTTAAATGACAGAAGTCAGGCGCAATTCACAACCAGTTGTCATGTACTTGTTTGGCATTAGAAGGCCTTTGAGATATAATTGAATTTTGATTCACTTAGTCTCATCAGGAGCTGAATTCCTGTAACTGGAATTCATCTAAATGTTTATTTCCACAATTTTATTCCATATTGAAtgcaaatgaattttaatttctaatgcTTTAATTTCTAAGCACGAATCTTTAATCActatttacatatttaattcatttattcTTAACAACAGGATACTCTGAAATGTCTACTTTTCTGTATTACccagaaaaggacaaaatataTAAATGGCAAACTACTAATAGGAAGGTGGCAACTGGTACAGCCCGTCCTTTATATGGGAGGTCTGCAACGCTGCCATGCACTTCATGAGCTCAGTTAAAGTTCTCCCCTTATCTCCTCACGCTTCCACGAACTCTCCATCACCATCAGACGGCAGCATTGGAGAGGCTCCAGGACACGTGCATGGGAGCTGTATTTAACAACTTTCACTGCTGTAACACtggggtggtttgttttgaacctcccccctcccctgcagctgctttccccaccataaggtatttttaaatctgagtTGCTGCAAGAGTTACTTCCTGTTGCAGTTACGAGGTTAGTAAAACAGGAACAGCAGTGcaataatatttccttttaataacAAGCTTTCTTTGTAAAAGCCAGATCACTTCTTAGTATATAATATCATTTAATATCCAttataaaattacagaaaagaaaggcagacCAAATCAGCACAACAATATCCCCCTCTCACTTCAGAGATCTTGTAAGGGTAACAATGAAAGGTCGTGTGCAGCCAAGACATCAGAGATGAAAACTCATCTTTTTCTGATCTTTTAGACCTTGTGAGAGCCCAGAGAATAATGACATTACATGGGAGCAACTCTTGATACAGAAATCACGGGCACAGTCACTGCTGCACTTCTTGCAGGAGCTTTTCAATCAGGAGCGAGTGGGTGGTGTAGAAGGGCAGCCCATCCACTTCCATTTCTAGACTGGCAGTTTTTCCACTGCGGACCCCATGCTGCACAAGtgttttcagaagcttttcttccttaaaaacacAAGAAGTAGAATATAATTAAAATCCTGAGTCAGGCAAGTATTCATcaagatctttatttttattctggagGAGACTGACCACAtcctttgtatttattttgacagCAATTTGCTAACacccttttgttttccttcccaaaggATGTGTGTAGCATCTGGAATATAGGGGGTATCAAAAGGCTTGTATTCTTGGCTGCTACTTAAGTACTGAATGATATTATTGTTCTCCACACTCCCTCAAACAGCCCATTAGTGTCAATTCAGAAACATGAATCCTTTTTTGCCTGGTTTCAAGTTTCTATATTGCACAAATTAGAATCAGAGTGAACCTCCACCCAAAGCATCTCAAGAACCTACCTGTGGTTTCCCCAGCATAGCAGCTGGTtgcagatgcatttttaaagaaaaagaacagaagcgAAAGAGGGTGCATCAGGAAAAAAGGTAACAGAGGGTACCTGAATGGGCTGCATGATcgctttccttttctgtatcttctgtGAGCTCTGCCTGCCTTTTGCTCTCTGTCCTCTTTCTAACTTTATGAGCTTTCTGGTTGGTTAGGAAAGGGacaagtgaaaaaagaaaaccctaaaaTTGTGCTTCCTTGGGATTCTCTGAAATAGCGTATACTTTGTTTAGAACTGCAACTCAATTTCATGTTTATAACAGTTATTTGCTTGCATAACAGTAACTCAAGCAGATAAAAAAGCATGTTCCAAGCTGGGCTGTTAGAGTGCATAGAGGGAACAAAACCCTCAGTTGTGAGCTATGGGCCAGTTAGCATTGCGGTATGAAAAGATGGGATAAGtcagctgtgaaaaaaacacCAGGTCTATGAGCAGTGAAATTAGAAGACCTGGTTTCAAAGGGATGTATGTTTAGTAtaaactgctttgcttttcatttgacATGAAATGTACACAGTAGAACTCTTTCTGTTGTTCTAGCACTTAATGtaaagataatttatttctctaattctgttaataaaaatctaagaaaaatcaaaagcctAGTCACATCTTGgcttccccctgccccaaacCTGTGATAATTTACATAAGACCTGGAAATAttcatatacttttttttttttttttttttccttttctctgctaGGAATGCCTTCCCTGGTCCTTGATCTACTGTTCTCTTTTGATTTGTGCAAGACCTGTTTTGATCGAAACTGCTACTAAAACAGCCCTACTGGTGTCCTTGACAAACAGTTTTATAGGTTTAAATACTTCTTGTTTGATATTCCCATACAATAATATCTAGCAAAGTCTTTTATCTCCTGAACACAAATTAATGATGAAAAAATTATCAAGTTAAAATGACTAATATTCCCTTATGAAATGTTAGTtgtgttgttgggttttatggtggtttgttgtgggtttttttggaagatTTCCAAACCATACAATTTCATACAATAGCTTTAGAGCTGAATTTCGACACAATATGGTTGTATTTTACATAATACAGTATATGGCCCAAatataaacatttctgaaagaattaAAGCATACTTTGCATGGTCACTTAGCAGAGACTTTAGTATAACTTGGTAACTTGCTTTCTGAATGTCCTttataaagaaatgttttctatttcctGGTAAAACATCTCAGTTCTTAGCTGCAACAAAGTTAAATGAAGCACTGGTGTtctattaaaggaaaaatatgcatAGTTACATAGTGTCAGTCCTGCCATCATGTAACAATACAGCAATGATACAGCTATTTAAGGAAATTATCTGGCTACACTGGTAGCATAAAAAGTGCTACTTTGTAGTTTATAGAATATACACATCAGCTTATAATCACCTGAATGAACATAtctataaatgcaaatataagcACCTGGTCTTCCTGCATGACAGCGGTTTTTCTTAGCACTGAGTAGTTATATGCGAAGTGGGAAATTAGATCTCCTGTGTCACAGAAGAGACACCTGAACTGGAtacataaaatgtaatttctatTTGATTTGTTTCTCCTACATTATTTACGTTAGGGCTCTCTGATCTGCttacctggggaaaaaagaccTGCTGGCTTAATACTACATAACTGTGCCTGATAAATTGAATTCTGTCATCAAGTGCTGTTGTTTTCGTTTGTAAGGAACATACAAAATATACAGTACACTTCCTTAGCTGTAAAGTAATGCAATTTGCTCACAGTTCTCTCTTTAGTAAATAATTATGTTGGGAGTGGGGTAACCAGAAAAACAATcaaattaatagaaaaagaGCTTGTTAATTGGCactttcttaaaggaaaaaaacctcagttaTGGATGACAATGCTGATAGAGAATACTAGAACAAATGTCACATCTTTATATATTGCTCATTTATAAAGTAATTAATATTCTTACAGgtcataatttcaaaataaatactataCAGTTTATTTCTTACCATTAATGAAGAGTTCAGTAAAGGAACAACTGCCTGATATACTAACTTGGTTCTGAGATGCAAGGAAACGCAGACTTGACAGTAAGCATTAGCTCTGTTTGGATATATATGAATTAATATATTTCCCTACAGTCACTTTGGTATAAAAGTACCATACCCATCTGAAAAATGCAACCAATATTATATTAACCAACTTAATTATGATTCAACTCCACAACTGAAAAGTAAGTAAAGATTGTTTAGATCAAATTGTTTCTTGCTCATCGCGTTCTCAACAAGGAACAAGTACTTTGCAGCATCTCTTATTAAAATTTATGTCCAGGCTAATCCATGCACGTAGAACAATCCTAGTGCTCGGCCAGTGGGAATGGGGAgctccacagctctgctgtggttcCTTCCTGACCCAGCCTCAGCATGAGGCTGCAGAGAAAGAACCTTTGTGTTCCAGGGGAAAACCTTCATTTAGCAACTATGACCTATAGTTTTCATGGGAGGAATGccatttttggaagaaaaataaaacacattacaAGAAAGCTGTTTGGTACTTAGGCACTCCTTCAGATGCCTTCTTTCCAGCTACAAACATCAATTTGAATATGTGTGGTGGTGCTCTTCATCTTTCTAGGGTAAATATTATAGCACTAAAAGAGGGCAGAAAGTAGTCATATAAACATAAatggtctgattttttttaatactaatgGAGTATGTGAACACTAAACACTGTTCACTGCTGCGTGATTTGTAATTAAAGATATCATATTCTCTTGACAGACATCTTGTAATTTTCTCTCCTCCACAAAACTCTTTCCATTAATTCTGTCTCGATAGATGTTAGTATTGCACTTTCACTAGCCCATTACTGGGTCATTATCCATATTCCCAGCTGTATAgcttagtaaaataaaaacaagaaggaTTTCCTGTACACAACATCACATTTAATTACAGGGTCTCATTACCAGGATTTTTGATCGTAGTTGCTTTTAGGATATATTAATTTAAAGCGTAAAACCAGTAGAtgtaactgagaaaaaaaaacattgaaaagtgattatttttgGCAAAGATTGCACCGAAAGGTGCCATATGCTCGGATAAGTCAAAGGATAAGTGGCTATATGGCTATGCTAAACCTTGAGATCAGTTTCAGTTTTATGACCTTtagacaaaaaaatcaaaatagcaagaattttaaaagtaagacCTACTCTAAAATACTTAAGAGGTGCTTTGTTGGAAATCCATGCAGAACATACTGTCACCTCAAGAGAAATACTCCGCTGTTGTGGGCAGTACCTGTGGTAGATGGATTACATTTTCCTTAGTGTTCTCAGAGGTCACAAAATCGCCAGTTTTGTCCAGGTCTTTATAGAGTTACTCTGATAATAAAACTGAAGTTTGAAGTTCCTAAGGTACTACAAATATTGTGGAACAAACCTTACTTGATCGTTGagtgtgcttttatttttaagaaatgtgaAGTTAAAAATAGAGCCATGTGCTTAGCAGGATGAGCACAGATCACAGTCATTTCTCACCCCTCtcagttattttactttttctcagTCTGAAACCTTTGCATTCCCAGAATATCACACTGCTCAGGCTTGCATTAGtgaaaacacctttaaaaatattcatctgCAGTCTTTCTCCAACTTCAGTTTAGAAACATTGAAAAGTAATTATGGAAAGGAGCTAACATAACTAGAAAAGGTAGAAAGATCAGAAGTAAGGTGCAAAGATCAGAAGTACGGAGTGGCTTCTGTATCAGGACTGTGACTTTTGATTTTGGAAGACAGACATCTGAAGGAGGATGTAAGAGAGATTTATAAAATCATGAACGATGCTAAGGAAGTGAACAGGGAATTTTAATCACTGATTTGCAATACAAGGATTTCTTGCACTGCCCATAAAACTGTATCACTGTCTTGTGCTTGAAGTCACATCACACAAGTACATTCATTTTTGAGGATTTTTATGTTCAATCTGTCTTGAATCCTTTGCGGAATATTGTAAGTACAGTGTTGCTGCTCATTCACCACTGATTCCCAGAAGTCACCAAAAGACCACGTGAAGGTAAAACCATTGAACTGCACTTGGCAGGATTCAGTGGCTGGTGGCTGATTTCATCTACATGTCATGAGCAAGTCACAACTCCTTGGCCCTACAGAAATCACCTTGGTCACTGATGGAAGCGCTGACAGCCAGACCATCCTCTTCGACAACTGTGGGAACCCAACAGCTTTCCTCAGATAGCGGTCATGTATTTCACAAGTGCTGAGAATATACAGAGCACAAGCAATGGCGTAGCCTCCCCAGTTAGAGACCCCTGCAAAAGAGTGACACCAGGAAACAAAATTGTGAAAAAACCAACAATAGTTGTCGCAAAAACACCCAACCTGCTTAAGTCACTAGGCATGTACAGCTGAGTCTCATGTCATGACGGTGAAATGGAACATGGATATGAATTAAATATTGATATGACTTTGAAATGCTTGTTTCAGAAATACACAATTGCTTaacatattaaaatgttttcagtagcATTTCGGGTTGAATTTCTGCAAGTTTCCATCTAGCTTAGTTTGTGGTTTGTCTTgccaagaaagcaaaaattcagATGGGCATGGTCTACAACACAATTCCACTTGGCTTAATATGAAGTCCATGAACCGTGAGGAGCTGTGCTACAGCTCAGTACCTTTTGCTTTCAACCACACAGAGGTAGAGGATTTTAATAAAGTATCCTAAACCAGGTAAATTTTCACTCATGTCAGGTTTTAAAGCAGAATGCTGTACTACTGCAGAGAATCCCTTTTTGGTCACAAATAATGACTGATAAAAGAGTtaagctattttaaaagatacaaagCCATGGAGAAACTGTTTGTGTCTTCATGATGCATTCTTGGTGTCAGTATTATATACAAAAAGATATTCTAACATAATTAATATCCATACATTTTCTGAATGCTGCTATCAAATCAGTCCACCCAGTCTTGTTTGACAGCTTCTTTGTCAAGAGTGTATTGGAGAGCATTAGATTTGAAACTTGCTTTGAGAAGTTATCTCTGTTGCCTGATACCTTTTCCAGAGATGCTGAAtagcaaaattttcaaaaagcGTGCAAGTTCTTTTAGTGTATGTAGTTTTCTACATTAAAACATGTCCAAACCTCCACCTCACTTCCCTTTGCAGGGTGTGACAGTTATTACTTAAGGTGCAATTTTTCAAGAATATTCAGGATTTACCCAATTATTGACAATTAAATGCACTTTCTTAATGGCACATCCTCAATTTTCAGTCATTCCTACTGGAACTGTAGTTGTCTAACTATTTAGAAATTAGACATAATACAGAGACAGATTTGTTTGCTAATGATGACTTACTTGGTCATATAAAAAAAGGGCCAATACGAATTAGTTGGAAAGACACGTGTTGTTTTCCTGTCAATTCCATTCTCAAACATCAACACCTTCCCCACCCTCCAAAAATCCCTTACCAGCTACAATAGTAAAATCAGCTTCAACATCACAAGCTATAACATCTCCATTTTTTATGTGCTTCTTTACAGCATCTTTTACTTTGCCCATTCCTAATTCATTTCCTCCATCTCCAACACcttaattaaaagagaaaaagaccaaaTGAGTATGAACGCAACATATGACTAACAATCCATTTAGAAAGCAGATGGTGTCTTCCCCAGAGTCTCAGTGACAGCTGATGGCTCTATACAAGACGGTTTATCCTTTTTAATCAAAAGTGTCTAAAACCAGAAGACTGAGGCTGAAAGCATCACCTGTAAGTGTATCTATGCAATAGATGCTGTACTGGTGcaggcaaaagaaataaaaattctcaaGTGGTCATGAACTGCAGACAGAATTAAGATAGTTAACTTATGGAAGGCCTTAAATGAGTTTTTGATATAATGCATTATCATAAGTACATTAATACCAGTAGAGAAAGGAGATAGAAAACTCCACAATACACCTGAGAAATtagtctatgattctacaataaAGCAAGCATAGAAAACTTCAGTGTGTTAAAAGCTCTAATTAAATAAAGGTACTAAAAGTAGCAATTATTGCAGAAagataagcaaaaataaatgtaaggACTTTGGCAGAAGTAGGACTTACTGCGCTGGCAATCTGTTTTATACATATCACTATCATCGTGCCACAGTGTACAAAGACCCCAACCCTGTGTActattattgttttcattttttctagtAATTTATGAAAAAAGTAGCtagtgtgggggtttttgttttgttcatatATTCAGGATGTGGGGCCTGGATTTTTGTCGGTCAAGGAACAGTCTCAGTGACTTCAGTAAAATCAATGGGACTTATTTCAGGAAAATTCTAGGCAACCCTATGTTTGGGACATAAAATTGTCAAATGTCACTTAGAGATCTGGAGATGAGGATAAGATATAAACTAGCAGCTTTCATGAAATCTGGATAGTACCTTTAGTCTCTTATCAATGTGTAAAAAA
Above is a window of Caloenas nicobarica isolate bCalNic1 chromosome 5, bCalNic1.hap1, whole genome shotgun sequence DNA encoding:
- the GPR68 gene encoding ovarian cancer G-protein coupled receptor 1; the protein is MVNFTENATEKCNINHDIHQTLSPVIYIFVFILGLPANCLSLYYGYLQIKAKNELGIYLCNLTVADLLYIFSLPFWLQYVLQHDNWTYDELLCKICGILLYENIYISVGFLCCISIDRYLAVVHPFRFQRFRTTKAAVIVSIVIWTKEIITCCFVFTRAEISMDADSHVVCFEHYPIKEWEHNVNYYRFSAGFLFPFFLLAFSYCGILRVVHKSHGTQKKKKIQIKRLVSSTVFIFLVCFGPYHILLVIRSLLENNCSFAEKIFNIYHVSLLLTTFNCVADPVLYCFSSESTYQNFAKMRDSCLTHLGCLRTEMKESYPLNPPESPNRPRHEQQPGLLQIPHDGAEMKDSCTANMGSL